The following coding sequences are from one Candidatus Aminicenantes bacterium window:
- a CDS encoding PEGA domain-containing protein, which produces MKKIFALLVVIGLVATGCATLFKGASEEVRMESKPSGAEVWIDGQKIGTTPVSLKLESKKTYNIEFKLDGKAKTFRLTNHMAAGYLILDILAGLVPVIVDAATGAWMKLDTNNVIVDIDWPMDAHPSPIQ; this is translated from the coding sequence ATGAAAAAGATTTTTGCCCTGCTCGTTGTCATCGGCTTGGTCGCCACAGGATGTGCAACCCTGTTCAAGGGAGCATCCGAAGAAGTTCGGATGGAGAGCAAGCCCAGCGGAGCTGAGGTTTGGATTGACGGACAAAAGATCGGCACGACGCCGGTCTCACTCAAGCTCGAATCGAAGAAGACCTACAACATCGAATTCAAGCTTGACGGCAAGGCAAAAACCTTCCGGCTGACCAATCACATGGCGGCCGGATACTTGATTCTCGATATCCTGGCTGGCCTTGTCCCCGTCATCGTCGATGCGGCAACGGGGGCGTGGATGAAGCTCGACACCAACAACGTGATCGTCGATATCGACTGGCCGATGGACGCTCACCCTTCGCCGATTCAGTAA
- a CDS encoding family 78 glycoside hydrolase catalytic domain: protein MPLIRHLVSRRYSRVVFISSAVLLAAWFSIALAAEIAPPMAAAEPGGNIRAVDLRCQGAVEPIGIDAPLPSLSWKIAGDGRGLRQTAYRIQAASRHEMLAADRPDLWDSGRVDSGDTVGIAYAGWPLASFKRAAWRVRVWDQDGRESSWSESAGWAMGILRPGEWRAVWIGALPDRTPPAPTRLLRREFAVRAPLVRADMFVCGLGFYEATINGRRVGEYLFSPGWTKYDKTCLYDTYDVTALVRPGANAIGILLGNGFYNVTGGRYTKFKGTFGPLKAVALLRLEYANGAVDFVGSNGSWRTAPGPITFSCVYGGEDYDARLVPRGFDEPGFRDTAWSAAAVLPGPGGALRGSAAAAPAIRAIETLHPVGTRALRPGVEVYDLGQNVSLMPRLVVRGPAGSSVRIIPAELLAADGSVDRGSVGGGEAYWQYTLNGAGTETYVPKFFYHGSRYLQVERTPAEPGGKQPVIVSLEGIVVHSSAAPAGEFACSSDLFNRIRTLIRWAQRSNLMSLVTDCPHREKLGWLEQYHLNGPSLRFEWDLSRLFAKTMIDMADSQLPDGLVPDIAPEYTVFRGGFRDSPEWGSAFVLVPWQQYEWTGDPDLLRRYYNGMKRYVDYLSTKAVDGIVSHGLGDWYDIGPKPPGEAQLTPKALTATAFHYADTLILAKAAEILGRPEEARAFAARAEAVKAAFNARFFNAAAGVYASGSQASQSIALVMGLVPPGREAAVLEALVKDVRSRGDALTAGDVGFRYLLRALADGGRSDVVYDMNSRSDKPGYGFQLKAGATSLTEAWDAGRASSQNHFMLGHIIEWFYRDVAGIGGDPEGPGFKKILIRPQPVGGLTWARAAIETVRGRIETEWRIEGKRFRLALTVPPNTSAAVEWPGHASGPVLEGGRPALESAGVSGVTATASGRTIIRIGSGRYVFESAWE from the coding sequence ATGCCCCTCATCCGTCATCTCGTCTCCCGCCGATACTCCCGGGTGGTCTTTATTTCATCGGCCGTCCTTCTGGCGGCCTGGTTTTCTATCGCGCTCGCGGCCGAAATCGCTCCCCCGATGGCGGCAGCCGAGCCCGGCGGTAACATCCGGGCCGTCGATCTCCGCTGTCAAGGCGCCGTGGAGCCGATCGGCATCGACGCCCCCTTGCCGAGCCTGTCCTGGAAGATCGCGGGAGACGGACGCGGCCTGCGCCAAACCGCCTATCGGATCCAGGCCGCCTCGCGGCACGAGATGCTGGCGGCGGACCGGCCGGACCTCTGGGACAGCGGCAGAGTCGACTCGGGTGATACCGTCGGCATCGCCTATGCCGGCTGGCCTCTCGCCTCCTTCAAACGGGCGGCCTGGCGAGTCCGGGTCTGGGACCAGGACGGCCGGGAATCGTCTTGGAGCGAATCGGCCGGCTGGGCGATGGGCATCCTGCGACCCGGGGAATGGCGGGCCGTCTGGATCGGCGCCCTACCGGATAGAACCCCGCCCGCCCCCACTCGCCTGCTGCGCCGGGAGTTCGCCGTCCGGGCTCCTCTCGTCCGGGCCGACATGTTCGTCTGCGGGCTGGGTTTCTACGAAGCCACGATCAACGGCCGCCGGGTCGGGGAGTATCTTTTCTCTCCCGGTTGGACCAAATATGACAAGACCTGCCTCTACGATACCTATGACGTGACCGCCTTGGTGCGTCCCGGCGCGAACGCCATCGGGATTCTATTGGGCAACGGCTTCTACAACGTCACCGGCGGCCGCTACACCAAGTTCAAGGGCACGTTCGGCCCGCTCAAGGCCGTCGCCCTGCTGCGGCTGGAATATGCCAATGGCGCGGTCGATTTCGTCGGCAGCAACGGATCCTGGCGGACGGCACCCGGCCCGATCACCTTCTCCTGCGTATACGGCGGGGAGGATTACGACGCCCGGCTCGTCCCGCGCGGATTCGACGAGCCCGGCTTCCGCGACACGGCCTGGTCCGCGGCCGCCGTCCTGCCCGGGCCCGGCGGCGCGTTGCGCGGTTCCGCCGCCGCCGCGCCTGCCATCCGGGCCATTGAGACGCTCCATCCGGTGGGGACCCGGGCCCTGCGCCCCGGTGTGGAAGTCTATGACCTCGGCCAAAACGTCTCCCTCATGCCCCGACTTGTCGTCCGAGGGCCGGCTGGATCGTCGGTGCGGATCATTCCGGCCGAGCTCCTGGCCGCGGACGGATCGGTCGATCGCGGGTCGGTCGGCGGCGGGGAGGCCTACTGGCAATACACCTTGAACGGGGCGGGAACGGAAACGTACGTCCCCAAGTTCTTCTACCACGGTTCCCGTTATCTGCAAGTCGAACGGACGCCGGCCGAGCCGGGCGGCAAACAGCCTGTGATCGTCTCGCTGGAGGGAATCGTCGTCCACTCTTCGGCCGCGCCGGCCGGCGAGTTCGCCTGCTCCTCGGACCTCTTCAACCGGATCCGGACGCTCATCCGCTGGGCCCAGCGCTCGAACCTGATGAGTCTCGTCACGGACTGCCCGCACCGCGAAAAGCTGGGCTGGCTCGAGCAATATCACCTCAACGGGCCGTCCCTGCGCTTCGAGTGGGATCTGTCCCGGCTTTTCGCCAAGACCATGATCGACATGGCCGACTCCCAGCTTCCGGACGGACTGGTTCCCGACATCGCCCCCGAATACACGGTCTTCAGGGGCGGGTTCCGCGACTCGCCGGAATGGGGCAGCGCCTTCGTCCTCGTGCCCTGGCAGCAGTATGAATGGACCGGCGATCCCGATCTCCTGCGGCGTTATTACAACGGGATGAAGCGCTATGTCGACTACCTGTCGACCAAGGCCGTGGACGGCATCGTTTCGCACGGCCTGGGCGACTGGTACGACATCGGGCCCAAGCCGCCCGGCGAGGCGCAGCTTACGCCCAAGGCGCTGACCGCGACCGCCTTCCATTACGCCGACACACTGATCCTGGCCAAGGCGGCCGAAATCCTGGGCCGGCCCGAGGAAGCGCGGGCGTTCGCCGCCCGGGCCGAGGCCGTCAAGGCCGCCTTCAACGCCCGCTTCTTCAATGCGGCCGCCGGAGTCTACGCCTCCGGATCGCAAGCCTCCCAGTCCATCGCCCTGGTCATGGGGCTCGTCCCGCCCGGGCGGGAAGCGGCCGTGCTGGAGGCCCTGGTCAAGGACGTGCGGTCGCGCGGCGACGCCCTGACTGCGGGCGACGTGGGGTTCCGGTACCTTCTGCGGGCCCTGGCCGACGGCGGCCGTTCGGATGTCGTCTACGATATGAACAGCCGCTCGGACAAGCCCGGCTACGGCTTTCAGCTCAAGGCCGGAGCCACCAGCCTGACCGAAGCCTGGGACGCGGGCCGGGCCTCGTCCCAAAACCACTTCATGCTCGGCCACATCATCGAGTGGTTTTACCGCGACGTGGCCGGGATCGGCGGCGATCCGGAGGGCCCCGGCTTCAAGAAAATCCTCATTCGGCCTCAACCCGTCGGCGGACTGACCTGGGCCCGGGCCGCGATCGAGACGGTCCGGGGCCGGATCGAAACGGAATGGCGGATCGAGGGGAAGCGCTTCCGGCTGGCGCTGACGGTTCCGCCGAATACGAGCGCCGCGGTGGAGTGGCCCGGACACGCGTCCGGCCCGGTTCTGGAGGGCGGCCGGCCGGCGTTGGAAAGCGCCGGCGTCTCGGGCGTGACGGCGACGGCATCTGGCCGGACCATCATCCGCATCGGCTCGGGGCGCTACGTATTTGAATCTGCTTGGGAATAA
- a CDS encoding PilC/PilY family type IV pilus protein: MTPRIIRIGAAALALALVLLLVGTASSQSCVENTGTFAETFSDASDLDTAASSVKYWFNDPANPRDIMTNNRVGANFETANPSYVPAWINALTANDFDLDGWPDYIGTSSSYSNCLAFVRNLGAQGSPGTFQIASWIDGSTGNASGWPTRGVGGAAIDNEGHCGMTSGDYDGDGDIDFILIVSTTAGSCDLKRVWLYENTLISGGRNTGVLSFVRTDLTSAWSGTVGGIAWSSTMVVSIDFDADGDVDVIMGNRDGDILKITNTKNNRINAQTFLVETTPLISTGWGGRGVNTVSVADFDGSPGLDIIVGSVSTADLRFYSNDGTGHFNLAASFTDGSGDLHNNMYDGGATVSLVYDFDSDGDQDLIIGTDNYNYGGNGYGGKVYYFKNGGSGNFTVKLVFNGPLKSPAVYDFDLGAVLDFNKDGSMDFLIADGNDSQYYYLFVNSLADVYNLSGLGLSLNLTPTMSGRQYAITKARMTAIDQRIIGSSSSGLTIDYFVSNNDGQNWEYYAGYDGSQIVNVTNQPWHDFHTYGSSLRWKAVLTAAEDAMTDYTDASYETPVVDTLRMEYVYVERREYSRSSAAATTSDLSGRRRKLLISSSFIFPGSEGQLRAYDVTNIRVSSTGGSTIQTISQADPFSSTGRTVASGGEIFWDAGQQLQVRDPANRTIYCSYRPNSSTAYSRRDFTTANTGTLASLLVDPDADNAGLIEFVRGVGRSWKLGDILHSSPTIMGPPAGDSVAMGAGYAAFMQAWAGRTPVVFVGANDGMLHCFELATGRELWGWIPYNLIPKLKNMSGKDAYTGERYFRSDLFVDGTPSIGDAYINGAWKTVLICGQGGGYGSSIGGGLNYYFALDVTDPANPLPLWELTNANMGETWSVPAIGQVTQSTTARWVAFMGSGYDNSTSAVVGNRFYVVRLDTGAILVNRTAANVNTNVTGHPHRYTDIYNAIPGSPSAVDINRDGKTEYVYVGDLDGRLYRMPLSSTSTTYWTLNAIYTDRCNYPIITKPALYPDPASGGLPVRVFFGTGGDDRAPADRPYALIDLRDDGTSQTIEWYMGDAAETGLASSLRKGSFGTGEKVWADPVISDKIVYFSTLMGSIENVNPCLNLASLGRLYARFVQSVAGSVLGGSALKSSSGTAVESLQLASKARKAVTIGERQKAPGSYKREVYIQEYDSTIERLEQPVGALLRITSWREIFKVIR, encoded by the coding sequence ATGACGCCACGCATCATCCGGATCGGCGCGGCCGCCCTTGCCCTGGCCTTGGTCCTCCTGCTCGTCGGTACGGCCTCGTCCCAGAGCTGTGTGGAGAACACCGGGACCTTTGCCGAGACCTTCAGCGACGCCTCCGACCTGGATACGGCGGCGAGCTCCGTCAAGTATTGGTTCAACGATCCGGCCAATCCGCGCGACATCATGACCAACAATCGGGTGGGGGCTAATTTTGAAACCGCCAACCCGAGCTACGTCCCGGCCTGGATCAACGCCCTGACGGCCAACGACTTCGACCTGGACGGCTGGCCCGACTACATCGGCACCAGCAGCTCCTACAGCAACTGCCTGGCCTTCGTCCGGAACCTCGGGGCGCAGGGATCACCCGGGACTTTCCAGATCGCTTCCTGGATCGACGGCTCCACCGGCAACGCCTCCGGCTGGCCGACCCGCGGCGTCGGCGGGGCGGCCATCGACAATGAGGGCCATTGCGGCATGACCTCGGGCGACTATGACGGCGACGGTGACATCGATTTCATTCTGATCGTCTCGACCACGGCGGGTAGCTGCGACCTGAAACGGGTCTGGCTCTACGAAAACACCCTCATCTCGGGCGGCCGCAATACGGGAGTCTTGTCCTTTGTTCGGACCGATCTGACCTCGGCTTGGTCCGGGACGGTCGGCGGCATCGCCTGGTCCTCGACGATGGTCGTCTCCATCGATTTCGATGCCGACGGCGACGTCGACGTCATCATGGGTAACCGGGACGGCGACATCCTGAAGATCACCAACACCAAGAACAATCGGATCAACGCGCAGACGTTCCTCGTCGAGACGACCCCCCTCATCTCAACCGGTTGGGGCGGACGGGGCGTCAACACGGTCTCGGTGGCGGATTTCGACGGCTCGCCCGGGCTGGACATCATCGTCGGCAGCGTCTCCACCGCCGACCTGCGTTTCTACAGCAACGACGGGACCGGGCACTTCAACTTGGCCGCCTCGTTTACGGACGGCTCCGGCGACCTCCACAACAACATGTACGACGGGGGAGCGACCGTCAGCCTGGTTTACGATTTCGACAGCGACGGCGATCAGGACCTGATCATCGGGACGGACAACTATAATTACGGCGGCAACGGCTACGGCGGCAAGGTCTATTACTTCAAGAACGGCGGCTCGGGCAACTTCACCGTCAAGCTGGTCTTCAACGGCCCGCTCAAGTCCCCCGCGGTCTATGATTTCGACCTGGGGGCGGTGCTCGACTTCAATAAAGACGGATCCATGGATTTTCTGATCGCCGACGGCAACGACTCCCAGTATTACTACCTGTTCGTCAACTCGCTGGCCGACGTCTATAACTTGTCGGGACTCGGCCTGTCGCTGAATCTCACGCCGACCATGTCCGGCCGCCAGTACGCCATCACCAAGGCCCGCATGACGGCCATCGATCAAAGGATTATCGGCAGCTCCTCCAGCGGCTTGACCATCGACTACTTCGTCTCCAACAACGACGGACAAAACTGGGAATACTACGCGGGCTACGACGGTTCTCAAATCGTCAACGTCACCAACCAACCCTGGCACGATTTCCATACCTATGGCTCCAGCCTGCGCTGGAAGGCCGTCCTCACCGCCGCCGAAGACGCGATGACCGACTACACCGACGCCTCCTACGAAACGCCGGTCGTCGATACCCTCCGGATGGAGTATGTCTATGTGGAGCGGCGCGAGTATTCCCGGTCCTCGGCTGCGGCCACGACATCCGATCTTTCGGGCCGGCGCCGCAAGCTCCTGATCTCGTCGTCCTTCATCTTTCCCGGATCGGAAGGTCAATTGCGGGCCTATGACGTGACCAACATCCGGGTCTCCTCGACCGGGGGCTCGACCATCCAGACGATCTCCCAGGCCGATCCGTTCAGCTCCACGGGCCGAACCGTCGCCTCCGGGGGCGAGATCTTCTGGGACGCGGGGCAGCAATTGCAGGTTCGGGACCCGGCCAACCGGACGATCTACTGCTCCTACCGGCCGAACAGCTCGACGGCCTATTCGCGGCGCGATTTTACGACCGCCAACACCGGCACCCTGGCTTCGCTCCTGGTCGACCCCGACGCCGACAACGCCGGACTGATCGAGTTTGTCCGCGGCGTCGGACGGAGTTGGAAGCTGGGCGACATCCTCCATTCCAGTCCGACCATCATGGGGCCGCCTGCGGGCGACTCCGTGGCCATGGGCGCGGGCTACGCCGCCTTCATGCAGGCCTGGGCGGGGCGAACGCCGGTCGTTTTCGTCGGGGCTAACGACGGCATGCTGCATTGCTTCGAGCTGGCCACGGGGCGGGAGCTGTGGGGCTGGATCCCCTACAACTTGATCCCCAAGCTGAAGAACATGTCCGGCAAGGACGCCTATACGGGCGAACGGTATTTCCGGTCGGATCTCTTTGTGGATGGCACCCCGAGTATCGGGGACGCCTACATCAACGGCGCTTGGAAGACGGTTCTCATCTGCGGTCAGGGCGGGGGATACGGAAGCTCGATCGGGGGAGGCCTGAACTACTATTTCGCCCTGGACGTCACCGACCCGGCCAATCCCCTGCCGCTCTGGGAGCTCACCAACGCCAATATGGGCGAAACGTGGTCCGTTCCCGCCATCGGCCAAGTCACCCAGAGCACGACCGCACGCTGGGTGGCCTTCATGGGCTCGGGCTACGACAACAGCACCAGCGCCGTAGTCGGAAACCGATTCTATGTGGTCCGTCTCGACACGGGGGCCATCCTGGTCAACCGGACTGCGGCCAACGTCAACACCAATGTCACCGGCCATCCGCACCGCTATACCGACATCTACAACGCAATCCCAGGTTCGCCGTCGGCGGTGGACATCAACCGCGACGGAAAGACGGAATACGTCTATGTCGGCGACTTGGACGGGCGCCTCTATCGGATGCCGTTGAGCTCCACCAGTACGACCTATTGGACGCTGAACGCCATCTACACGGATCGCTGCAACTACCCGATCATCACCAAGCCGGCGCTGTACCCGGATCCCGCTTCGGGCGGTCTGCCCGTGCGAGTCTTTTTCGGCACGGGCGGCGACGACCGGGCCCCGGCCGATCGTCCCTATGCCCTCATCGATTTGCGCGACGACGGCACCTCCCAGACGATCGAATGGTACATGGGCGACGCCGCCGAGACGGGCTTGGCTTCTTCGCTGCGCAAGGGATCGTTCGGGACGGGCGAGAAGGTCTGGGCCGATCCCGTCATTTCGGACAAAATCGTTTATTTCAGCACCTTGATGGGCAGTATCGAGAACGTCAATCCCTGCCTCAACTTGGCCAGCCTCGGCCGCCTGTACGCAAGATTCGTCCAATCCGTGGCCGGCAGCGTCCTCGGCGGCTCGGCCTTGAAGAGCTCCTCCGGAACCGCGGTCGAAAGCCTTCAGCTCGCCAGCAAGGCCCGCAAGGCCGTGACCATCGGCGAGCGGCAGAAGGCGCCGGGGTCCTATAAGCGCGAGGTCTACATCCAGGAATACGATTCCACGATCGAGCGTCTGGAGCAGCCCGTCGGGGCCCTCCTGCGGATCACCTCGTGGCGGGAGATATTCAAAGTTATCCGCTAG
- a CDS encoding pilus assembly PilX N-terminal domain-containing protein, translating into MSRAARRKHEQGSGLFIVILIAACLAAMGLSILTLTAMGPKMAGGLRTQEEAFNAAEAGFDAARAEIEDHFAVGDWTDFSGRTLTVPTGIDIPFNSGVANAAYFRRKTDDELMRLFDAAGDGTPDVAPLVAFRQTFALDGAGAVDPRLVYTAFLINDEAGGGAADPSDALLVVIGEVRQGTRTLASTRLEIGLSYQAQGN; encoded by the coding sequence ATGAGCCGGGCCGCGCGACGCAAGCACGAGCAGGGGTCCGGCCTCTTTATCGTTATCCTGATCGCGGCCTGCCTGGCCGCGATGGGGCTGTCGATCCTGACCCTGACCGCGATGGGGCCCAAAATGGCGGGCGGCCTGCGAACCCAGGAAGAGGCCTTCAACGCCGCCGAGGCGGGTTTCGATGCGGCCCGGGCCGAGATCGAGGACCATTTCGCGGTCGGCGATTGGACCGATTTCTCCGGCCGCACCCTGACCGTCCCGACGGGCATCGACATCCCCTTCAATTCCGGTGTTGCGAACGCCGCCTATTTCCGGCGGAAGACCGACGACGAGCTCATGCGGCTGTTCGACGCCGCGGGAGACGGCACGCCGGACGTGGCTCCCCTCGTCGCCTTCCGGCAGACGTTCGCCCTGGACGGAGCGGGAGCAGTCGACCCGCGGCTGGTCTATACGGCCTTTCTTATCAACGACGAGGCCGGCGGCGGAGCGGCGGACCCGAGCGACGCCCTGCTGGTCGTCATCGGCGAGGTTCGCCAGGGGACCCGCACCCTGGCCTCGACCCGCCTTGAGATCGGCCTCTCTTACCAGGCCCAGGGAAATTGA
- a CDS encoding prepilin-type N-terminal cleavage/methylation domain-containing protein, whose amino-acid sequence MRHDARRSGFTLLELLIASTVMLVVVVSGLAIFSRSNKSSADQQQYVELQHDVRGAMFFLTRDIRMAGAGLPDVYAGWALEGVDNEATGTAETPDRLCIVGNIENPLVLRIANYSGSSKNVTIEDYSLERSGYPDSFYLGKIVMVLPNPSSGCNGSALREITGVFHNEPGTHEGFQFSTKDLSNINPKHGLRDVCADSDFFDGGSIIFADIREYWLDVTGSVSGLTAGQNGYIGGGVGGVLYMTLNGVHYPLAQNIESLQFQYNGDFDGDADGRLDGFQNWSTAWTNAQIGRIREVRIQILGRTRDVMASIGKVASPGLHIYRRPALANTAAAATDDWHKRFLLESSSAIRNLSMNLYNTGMR is encoded by the coding sequence ATGAGACACGATGCGCGCCGCTCCGGGTTCACCCTGCTCGAGCTTCTGATCGCGAGCACGGTCATGCTGGTCGTCGTGGTCAGCGGGCTGGCCATCTTCTCCCGCAGCAACAAGTCCTCGGCAGACCAGCAGCAGTATGTCGAGCTCCAGCACGATGTCCGGGGAGCGATGTTTTTTCTGACCCGGGACATTCGCATGGCTGGCGCCGGGCTGCCCGACGTCTACGCGGGCTGGGCCCTGGAAGGGGTCGACAACGAAGCCACGGGCACCGCCGAAACGCCCGACCGGTTGTGCATCGTGGGCAATATCGAGAATCCACTTGTCCTGCGCATTGCCAACTACAGCGGCTCTTCAAAAAACGTGACGATCGAAGACTACAGCCTGGAGCGAAGCGGATATCCGGACTCCTTCTACCTGGGGAAAATCGTCATGGTCCTGCCCAACCCCTCGTCGGGCTGCAACGGCAGCGCCTTAAGGGAGATCACCGGCGTCTTCCATAACGAACCGGGGACCCATGAAGGCTTCCAGTTCTCGACGAAGGATCTCTCCAATATCAATCCGAAGCACGGATTGCGCGACGTCTGCGCCGACTCGGACTTTTTCGACGGCGGCAGCATCATATTCGCCGACATCCGCGAGTATTGGCTGGACGTCACCGGCAGCGTGTCCGGGCTGACCGCAGGTCAGAACGGCTACATCGGGGGCGGCGTCGGCGGCGTCCTTTATATGACCCTCAACGGCGTCCACTACCCTCTGGCCCAGAATATCGAGTCCCTCCAGTTCCAGTACAACGGCGATTTCGACGGCGATGCGGACGGCCGCTTGGACGGGTTCCAGAACTGGAGTACGGCCTGGACCAACGCTCAGATCGGCCGCATCCGCGAGGTCCGGATCCAGATCCTGGGCCGGACGCGCGACGTCATGGCCTCGATCGGCAAGGTCGCCTCGCCGGGCCTTCATATCTACCGCCGGCCGGCCCTGGCCAACACCGCCGCCGCCGCGACCGACGATTGGCACAAGCGGTTCCTGCTGGAATCCTCCTCCGCCATCCGGAACCTGTCCATGAACCTCTACAACACGGGGATGCGATGA
- a CDS encoding type II secretion system protein, giving the protein MKPRRFFPLRRDRRGFTLIEALIGIAVMGIAMLGLAQAFLIGMANNRRAGEIGHASLLAQQRIDYLRTLTAEELESYPTTSRGEQSDEMIDFNSDGNLDFRRLTRIQVSGLIYSVKVLVFPSTRAGVAAATLLADPWANGVRAVLNTVIGR; this is encoded by the coding sequence ATGAAGCCGAGGCGTTTTTTCCCCCTCCGCCGCGACCGCCGCGGCTTCACCCTGATCGAAGCCCTGATCGGGATCGCCGTTATGGGCATCGCCATGCTCGGCCTGGCCCAGGCCTTCCTGATCGGTATGGCCAACAACCGCCGAGCGGGGGAGATCGGCCATGCCTCCCTCCTGGCCCAACAGAGAATCGATTATCTTCGGACCCTGACGGCCGAGGAGCTGGAATCGTATCCCACGACCTCGCGGGGCGAGCAATCCGATGAGATGATCGACTTCAACTCCGACGGCAACCTCGATTTCCGCCGCCTGACCCGGATCCAGGTTTCGGGCCTGATCTACAGCGTCAAGGTTCTCGTCTTTCCGTCCACCCGGGCTGGGGTTGCGGCGGCGACACTACTGGCGGACCCCTGGGCCAACGGCGTCCGGGCCGTCCTGAACACGGTGATCGGCCGATGA
- a CDS encoding prepilin-type N-terminal cleavage/methylation domain-containing protein: protein MSMGSRRRSNAGFTLFEMIISVAVIGIMALAFYPNLMNPTDVRSLDMGSREILSTLQLAKWQAASAKLNHRVRFYSLSGRWWYAIEFESQTGTWTAKPGQPTRSVATKFVLTLTLPANASVIFTPTGFVDGFDTARNTVALASAKLTGMGQSGRRLIRIFASGSFLLSADNGG, encoded by the coding sequence ATGTCCATGGGGAGCCGGCGGCGCTCGAACGCGGGATTCACCCTGTTCGAGATGATCATCTCGGTCGCCGTGATCGGGATCATGGCCCTGGCCTTCTATCCCAACTTGATGAACCCGACCGACGTCCGGTCTTTGGATATGGGCTCCCGAGAGATCTTGTCCACCCTACAATTGGCCAAGTGGCAGGCCGCCTCTGCCAAGCTCAATCACCGCGTGCGCTTCTACTCCCTGAGCGGCCGCTGGTGGTACGCCATCGAGTTCGAGAGCCAGACGGGCACCTGGACGGCCAAGCCCGGCCAACCCACTAGAAGCGTGGCCACCAAGTTCGTCCTGACCCTGACCTTGCCGGCCAACGCCTCGGTCATCTTCACGCCGACCGGCTTTGTCGACGGCTTCGATACCGCCCGCAACACGGTGGCCCTGGCCTCGGCTAAGCTGACCGGTATGGGCCAGTCGGGCCGCCGGCTGATCCGCATTTTTGCCAGCGGATCGTTCCTCTTGTCGGCGGACAACGGAGGATGA
- a CDS encoding DUF2764 family protein, whose product MSDRYYYLVAQLPGLRFGREPGISLPAFLAETGKWLGRKAMETVRQAALFDLSDEPGPSSLLNRIKSFERDFRTELAAWRQARLDGRDLRTSFPPGLVREGDPLEVERRLLRFRWDRLEEEAQGHHFDLEAVLIYHLKLQILVRLAVFDAIRGLEAYRDLTGRASLQT is encoded by the coding sequence ATGAGCGACAGATACTATTACCTCGTGGCCCAATTGCCGGGCTTGCGGTTCGGGCGGGAGCCGGGAATTTCCCTTCCGGCTTTCCTGGCGGAAACCGGCAAGTGGCTGGGCCGGAAGGCCATGGAGACGGTCCGCCAGGCCGCGCTCTTCGACCTCTCGGACGAGCCCGGCCCGTCCTCCCTGCTGAACCGGATCAAATCCTTCGAACGGGACTTCCGGACCGAGCTGGCGGCTTGGCGGCAGGCCCGTCTGGACGGCCGGGACCTCCGCACCTCTTTTCCGCCCGGGCTGGTCCGGGAGGGCGATCCACTCGAGGTCGAACGCCGGCTTCTTCGGTTTCGCTGGGACCGGCTCGAGGAAGAGGCACAGGGCCACCACTTCGATCTTGAAGCCGTCCTCATCTACCATCTCAAGCTGCAGATCCTGGTCCGGCTGGCGGTCTTCGACGCCATACGGGGCCTGGAAGCCTACCGGGATCTGACCGGGCGCGCGAGCTTACAAACATGA